The following proteins are co-located in the Escherichia fergusonii ATCC 35469 genome:
- a CDS encoding glutathione S-transferase family protein, with the protein MKIYTYPKSRSLRVLWVLEEIGVTYEAIKVDLFNRGSNVKSPHPLGKVPFLIDEEVSISETLAICIYLCEKHQNFTLYPANLGEKASVNSWLSFSLTDLEAPVWGLLKHIIFTPENQRSTTLMNYFREEADKVISQIHFNSAHTWIAGNYFTLADIFLSHTLQWAKVCGLDINAETNSYIVRTMSRPAFVKAQERNNF; encoded by the coding sequence ATGAAGATTTATACTTATCCTAAAAGTAGATCTCTGAGAGTACTTTGGGTACTTGAAGAAATTGGAGTAACTTACGAGGCCATTAAAGTTGATCTTTTCAATCGCGGTTCTAACGTGAAATCACCGCATCCTCTTGGAAAAGTTCCTTTTTTGATAGACGAAGAAGTATCAATAAGTGAGACCCTTGCCATATGTATCTACCTTTGTGAAAAACATCAAAATTTCACTCTTTATCCCGCAAACTTGGGTGAAAAAGCCTCTGTTAATTCTTGGTTGAGCTTTAGCCTCACCGATTTAGAAGCACCTGTATGGGGGTTGCTCAAACACATCATTTTTACTCCAGAAAATCAACGCTCCACAACCTTAATGAATTACTTTAGAGAAGAAGCAGACAAGGTTATCTCCCAAATTCACTTCAACTCAGCTCATACTTGGATCGCAGGTAATTATTTTACTCTGGCTGACATTTTTCTCTCTCACACATTGCAATGGGCAAAAGTGTGTGGATTAGACATCAACGCAGAAACTAACAGCTATATAGTTAGAACAATGAGCCGACCCGCATTCGTGAAAGCTCAAGAAAGAAATAATTTTTAA
- a CDS encoding helix-turn-helix domain-containing protein: MELIAHITQDIRYVVEHKEHQSSQIQPFHLSSFHLKHSVLIRITGGNAQFFFDLNETLPQMIYSDDIIYIEKGCTFSFNHKKTLKSDHVQVIELTEDVLKRALPVCTYISPVEHRKLPGRMSKYYSVKSEHSLDNTFEYICRNATAKIIDKTKMVSSVCYLLSVFTKHHGFIDSLERAMSSSYSERIHKIISSDIKCKWTLQLCAKKLHVSIAALKRKLQKEGSSFRTVYLDTRMCHALNLIKKSSKSVAEVAYESGFRSSSSFCTAFRKYYGITPTKVNKTLQNKA; this comes from the coding sequence ATGGAACTGATTGCACATATAACACAAGACATAAGATATGTGGTTGAGCATAAGGAGCATCAATCCTCGCAGATACAACCTTTTCACTTGTCCAGTTTTCATTTAAAACACTCGGTTCTAATACGGATTACTGGAGGAAATGCCCAATTTTTTTTTGATTTAAATGAGACTCTCCCCCAAATGATTTATAGTGACGACATCATCTATATTGAAAAAGGATGCACATTCTCATTTAACCACAAAAAAACATTGAAGAGCGATCACGTCCAGGTCATTGAACTTACAGAGGATGTACTAAAAAGAGCATTGCCTGTCTGCACATATATTTCTCCTGTAGAGCATAGAAAACTTCCAGGAAGAATGAGTAAATATTATTCTGTGAAAAGTGAACATTCTCTCGATAACACTTTTGAATATATCTGCCGTAATGCCACAGCAAAAATAATAGATAAAACTAAGATGGTTAGTAGCGTCTGCTATTTATTATCCGTCTTTACTAAACATCATGGGTTTATAGATTCCCTTGAGCGGGCTATGAGTAGCAGTTATTCAGAACGAATCCATAAAATAATATCAAGTGATATTAAATGTAAATGGACATTGCAGCTCTGTGCAAAAAAACTACACGTTAGTATTGCAGCCTTAAAACGGAAATTACAAAAAGAAGGCTCATCTTTCAGGACGGTTTATTTAGATACCCGAATGTGTCACGCATTAAATCTTATTAAAAAATCATCAAAAAGCGTGGCTGAAGTTGCTTATGAAAGTGGTTTTCGTTCAAGTTCAAGCTTTTGCACCGCATTTCGTAAATACTATGGTATTACGCCCACAAAAGTTAACAAAACACTACAGAACAAAGCATAA
- a CDS encoding AraC family transcriptional regulator, producing MINIFAWINKNIESPINVEDLVKISGYSRRHLHTLFMQYTGHSVAEYVRLKRLSYTAHLLKLTNLSVLDISLRYHYDSPQSFSRVFKRYYQMTPLAYRRSQQWGKKIHFVDPSERTDVVYDFVYYEGDTFSGSLHQFHLDMSSRLDFWQKAAMQINDMKFRSLQHTSQIRSSVSYYPSLHSKSSMVVDYVYDDGANSKTDIAIASGDYIKISRRGILNDMVGLPNVLYRNILYAHNLIRGNGRDFEIIERDKGHTINFSYYIPVKM from the coding sequence ATGATAAACATCTTCGCCTGGATAAACAAAAATATAGAATCCCCTATTAACGTTGAAGATCTGGTAAAAATTTCAGGTTACAGCAGAAGACATTTACATACACTGTTTATGCAATATACAGGACACAGTGTCGCGGAATACGTACGTTTGAAACGCCTGTCCTATACAGCTCATCTGCTCAAACTCACCAATCTGTCCGTGCTGGATATATCATTACGTTATCACTACGACTCGCCACAGAGTTTTAGTCGGGTTTTTAAGCGTTATTATCAAATGACACCCCTCGCCTATCGTCGAAGCCAGCAATGGGGTAAAAAAATTCATTTTGTTGATCCATCAGAAAGAACAGATGTTGTCTATGATTTTGTTTATTATGAAGGTGATACTTTTTCAGGGAGCCTCCATCAGTTTCATCTCGATATGTCATCGCGTTTAGATTTCTGGCAAAAAGCAGCTATGCAAATAAATGATATGAAATTTCGCTCACTTCAACATACTTCGCAAATTAGAAGTAGTGTAAGCTACTACCCTTCCCTTCATAGTAAAAGCTCCATGGTTGTTGATTATGTATATGATGATGGAGCAAATAGTAAAACAGATATTGCAATAGCAAGTGGTGATTATATTAAAATTTCTCGACGAGGTATTTTGAATGACATGGTCGGATTGCCGAATGTTTTATATAGAAACATTCTTTATGCACATAATCTCATCAGAGGTAATGGCCGTGATTTCGAAATTATTGAAAGAGACAAAGGTCATACAATTAATTTCTCTTACTATATTCCTGTAAAAATGTAA